From a region of the Actinomadura luzonensis genome:
- a CDS encoding phenylacetate--CoA ligase family protein: MDVWMIARVLWLRSVLRGREGWSAARLVGYQRRRLALLREYAYARSPFYRRFHRGLERAPLAELPVLTKADLMDRFDDISTVAGVRLSGVRAYLETLHGEERFRGRYWVSATSGSSGRMSIIPSDAREWATVIASYARANEWAGISAGPVHPASMAVVSSTTAWHQSARVAATVRSPFLKSVRLDAASPLPDLVARLNELRPDVLVAYASMIRMLADEQLAGRLRIAPRAVNSSSEVLTEESRDRAGRAWAVPPFNVYAATETGGIAAECGLHQGMHLFEDLVICEAVDDGYRGVPVGVEGDRLLVTVLFSRTLPLIRYEMTDRVRLAAGPCPCGRPFRLLRSIEGRTDDVLSLPAPGGGVVGVHPVVFHQVLDLLDAAGWQVRRQGGRLELLVATPGGGFDPGGTAHAVSAALTAAGVLPPEVHVQVVDAIPAGAGGKRPLIVAPPAST; encoded by the coding sequence GTGGATGTGTGGATGATTGCTCGTGTGCTGTGGTTGCGGAGTGTGCTGCGTGGCCGTGAGGGGTGGAGCGCGGCCCGGCTGGTCGGCTATCAGCGGCGCCGGCTGGCGCTGCTGCGCGAGTACGCCTACGCCCGTTCACCGTTCTACCGCCGCTTCCACCGGGGTCTGGAGCGCGCCCCGCTGGCCGAGCTGCCCGTGCTGACCAAGGCCGATCTGATGGATCGTTTCGACGACATCAGTACCGTGGCCGGCGTGCGGCTGTCCGGGGTGCGGGCGTATCTGGAGACGTTGCACGGTGAGGAGCGTTTTCGGGGACGCTACTGGGTGTCGGCTACCTCGGGCAGTTCGGGACGTATGAGCATCATTCCCAGCGATGCCCGCGAGTGGGCCACCGTCATCGCCTCTTACGCCCGGGCCAACGAGTGGGCCGGCATCAGCGCCGGACCTGTTCATCCGGCCTCGATGGCGGTGGTCAGCTCGACCACCGCCTGGCATCAGTCCGCCCGCGTGGCGGCCACGGTGCGCAGCCCGTTCCTCAAGAGCGTCCGTCTGGACGCCGCCTCTCCCCTGCCGGACCTGGTTGCCCGGCTCAACGAGCTCAGGCCGGACGTGCTCGTGGCGTACGCGTCGATGATCCGCATGCTGGCCGATGAGCAGCTGGCCGGGCGGCTGCGGATCGCGCCACGCGCCGTCAACTCCTCCTCGGAGGTCCTCACCGAGGAGAGCCGGGACAGGGCCGGGCGTGCCTGGGCGGTGCCGCCCTTCAACGTGTATGCCGCCACCGAGACCGGCGGCATCGCCGCCGAGTGCGGCCTCCACCAGGGCATGCACCTGTTCGAGGACCTGGTGATCTGCGAGGCCGTCGATGATGGCTACCGAGGCGTTCCCGTCGGCGTGGAGGGGGACCGGCTGCTGGTCACGGTGCTGTTCAGCCGGACCTTGCCGCTCATTCGCTACGAGATGACCGATCGGGTCCGTCTGGCGGCCGGGCCGTGCCCGTGCGGGCGGCCGTTCCGGCTGCTGCGGTCGATCGAGGGGCGCACCGACGACGTCCTGAGCCTGCCCGCGCCGGGTGGCGGCGTGGTCGGCGTCCATCCGGTGGTCTTCCACCAGGTGCTCGATCTGCTGGATGCCGCCGGGTGGCAGGTACGCCGGCAGGGCGGGCGGCTGGAGCTCCTCGTCGCCACGCCCGGCGGCGGGTTCGATCCGGGCGGGACCGCGCACGCGGTCTCGGCTGCCCTCACCGCCGCGGGTGTGCTCCCGCCCGAGGTCCACGTGCAGGTGGT